From Staphylococcus sp. IVB6214:
GTCACCGGCAGTCAACTTAGAGTGCCCAACTTAATGATGGCAACTAAGCTCAAGGGTTGCGCTCGTTGCGGGACTTAACCCAACATCTCACGACACGAGCTGACGACAACCATGCACCACCTGTCACTTTGTCCTCCGAAGAGGAAAACACTATCTCTAGTGCGGTCAAAGGATGTCAAGATTTGGTAAGGTTCTTCGCGTTGCTTCGAATTAAACCACATGCTCCACCGCTTGTGCGGGTCCCCGTCAATTCCTTTGAGTTTCAGTCTTGCGACCGTACTCCCCAGGCGGAGTGCTTAATGCGTTAGCTGCAGCACTAAGGGGCGGAAACCCCCTAACACTTAGCACTCATCGTTTACGGCGTGGACTACCAGGGTATCTAATCCTGTTTGATCCCCACGCTTTCGCACATCAGCGTCAGTTGCAGACCAGAAAGCCGCCTTCGCCACTGGTGTTCCTCCATATCTCTGCGCATTTCACCGCTACACATGGAATTCCACTTTCCTCTTCTGCACTCAAGTTTTCCAGTTTCCAATGACCCTCCACGGTTGAGCCGTGGGCTTTCACATCAGACTTAAAAAACCGCCTACGCGCGCTTTACGCCCAATAATTCCGGATAACGCTTGCCACCTACGTATTACCGCGGCTGCTGGCACGTAGTTAGCCGTGGCTTTCTGATTAGGTACCGTCAAGACGTGCGCAGTTACTTACACGTTTGTTCTTCCCTAATAACAGAGCTTTACGATCCGAAGACCTTCATCACTCACGCGGCGTTGCTCCGTCAGGCTTTCGCCCATTGCGGAAGATTCCCTACTGCTGCCTCCCGTAGGAGTCTGGACCGTGTCTCAGTTCCAGTGTGGCCGATCACCCTCTCAGGTCGGCTACGTATCGTCGCCTTGGTAAGCCGTTACCTTACCAACTAGCTAATACGGCGCGGGTCCATCTATAAGTGACAGCAAGACCGTCTTTCACTATTGAACCATGCGGTTCAATATGTTATCCGGCATTAGCTCCGGTTTCCCGAAGTTATTCCAGTCTTATAGGTAGGTTACCCACGTGTTACTCACCCGTCCGCCGCTAACGTCAGAGGTGCAAGCACCTCGTCTGTTCGCTCGACTTGCATGTATTAGGCACGCCGCCAGCGTTCATCCTGAGCCAGGATCAAACTCTCCATAAAAGAAGTAAGCTTGATTAGCTCGTTTTGATTGTTTAAGTCAATCACTCTTGAAAGTACTACTCTGAGCACTCAAATTATCGGAATTAACGTTGACATATTGTCATTCAGTTTTCAATGTTCATCTTCAGTTGAACTAAGTTTTGATAACTTTAGTTTGTTTCAAGACTTAATCAATCATAAATCATTTTAAAAACTTTATCAATAGTAATTTTTACACTATCGTTATGTTTTTTGATTTATTCTTGTTCGTCGTTTGTGCGTCTTTAACATCTTAACAAGTGATTTATTTGTTGTCAACCATAAAATAAAATTTATTTTTTATTTTAGATTTATATGAACTCTCGCTCACAAGAAATTATTCTACTGCCTTTACAACAAAAAATCAAGTCTCATTTTTAATTTTTTTATATTTTTATATTTCACATCTCACGTCACAATACGACAACAATGCTAACACATAATAAAAAGCCAGAAAAGATGCTATTCCAGCACCTTTCCTAGCCATGATATCTTCATATTACTTCGCTGTTTTCTCAATGATTTTGCGTGCAATAGATTGATAGATTTCACCTAATTTGTCTTCTGGCTGATAAATAGATGGTGCAAAGTCTACTGGTTTCCATGAAGGTTGTTCTAATGGTAATTGGCCAAGAAGATCTGTTTGTAATTCGTCCGCAAGCTTTTGACCGCCACCTTGACCGAATACATATTCTTTGTTACCAGTTTCCTTACTTTCAAAGTAAGACATATTTTCGATAACACCTAAAATAGAATGCTCTGTATGTTTTGCCATTGCACCTGCACGTGCTGCAACAAATGCTGCTGTTGGGTGCGGTGTTGTGACAATAATTTCTTTACTTGATGGTAGCATTGTATGAACATCAAGTGCGACGTCCCCTGTACCAGGCGGTAAATCTAGGATGAGATAGTCTAAATCTCCCCATTTTACATCAGTGAAGAAGTTCGTCAACATTTTACCTAACATTGGTCCACGCCAAATAACAGGTGCATTTTCTTCTACAAAGAAGGCCATTGAAATAACTTTAACACCATGATGCTCAACTGGAACAACTGTTTTACCCTCAATACCTGGTTTTTCATCAATCCCCATCATATCAGGTACACTAAAACCATAAATATCTGCATCGATTAGTCCAACACGTTTGCCTTCACGTGCAAGTGAGACAGCTAAATTGACAGCAACTGTTGACTTCCCAACACCGCCTTTACCTGAAGCAACAGCTATAAATTCTAAGTCATTGCCTTGTGCGATAAATTGTTCGATTGTTTGTTGTTCTTCTTCCTTGCTACCACGGTATTTTGATACAGTTTCTTCAGGTAATTCTTCAAATCGAATACCGACTGTTTTCGCACCGTTTTCTTTTAACTTTTCAACAATTTCCATTTGTAAATCTAATTGCGTTTGTCCACCTAATTGTGCCATCGCAACTTTAACACTCACATGCTCTTTCTCTTCTTTTACTGACACATCTATGACGCCACCTGTTTCACTCAGTGGCACATGAATAATTGGATCATTAATCTCTCCAACGAGTGTTTTCACTTGTTCTACTGTTAACACGGATGATCTCTCCTTTTGTACACGTTTGTATATAGTTTAACAAAATATAAAGCGATTGCATAAGGTAAAAGCCCTTATTTCTCGCAAAAAGTCCCCTATTCCTAAAAAACTGACTCGACAAGTCTACATTAAGGCTTTCCAAGTCAGTTTTTTCTGTTTATTATCTGATAATTAATGTGCAGTTTTATTGGACGCTTGCCATTTCTTAGGTGATTTAGGTGTTTTAATTTTTTTACCGCGGTCATATATGAAGAAACTAATCACAAATCCGATAAGCACTAGAACTGTTGTAACATAAAATGCCAAATCGACACCTGCTGCCATTGCTTCTCGTTGCACGAGTGATGTTGACATACCTGTTGGTGCAACGTAATGTGCGGCGCCAAGCGACATCAATGTCACCATTAATGCAGTGCCCATTGAGCCAGCAATTGTTCGCAATGTATTCATAATCGCTGTGCCGTGCGACATCATTTCATTTGACAGGGAGTTTATTCCCGCGGTGTTCAACGGCATCATAATTAAAGAAATTGCGAATAGGCGAATGGTATACATACTAATTACATACAGATATGCGGTATGTCCTGTTAACTGAGACATCATAAATGTTGAGACTAATAATATTGCAAATCCCGGTATGACTAGTACTCGTGCACCAAATTTATCGTACAGCCGTCCCGTAATAACGGACATAATACCATTAATAACAGCACCAGGTAATACAACTAAACCGGATAACATTGCTGATAAGCCTAAGGAGTTTTGGACGTACAGTGGAATTAACAATGCAGGTCCTACCATAGATGTAAAAGCGATCATAGAGGCGATAGATGTCAATGTAAAAGTGCGTGTTTCAAATGCGTGTAAGTTCAATATTGGATTGTCAATTTTAAGTTGACGTACAACGAAGATACCGACAATCACAAGGCTAATTAATAAGCTGACAAAGACGCTTGGATGGTGGAATCCTTGTGACCCTGCAATACTGAAGGAATAAAGCATTAGTCCAAATCCTAATGTAGAAAGTACAACAGATAGTTTATCCAATACAACAGGTCTTGTATCGCTAAAGTTACGCATGTAAACCATTCCGAATATATAACCAATTACTGCGACAACAACAACGACATACAGTGGTGCACGCCAAGAAAAATGATCGACGAGCACACCAGATAACGTAGGCCCAATTGCCGGCGCAAACTGAATAACCAATCCAGAAAGTCCCATGGCAAATCCACGTCGGTCTTTAGGAAAAAGTGAAAACATTGTAAATTGACTCAGTGGCATAATAATACCTGCACCCATAGCTTGTATCACACGTGCAATCATCAGTGTCATAAAGTTTGGTGACAAGGCAGCAGTCACAGAACCAATTAAAAACATCCCCATTGCTATAATGTACAATCTGCGCGTAGGGATGCGATCCATAAAATAGGCTGTCAACGGAATCATAATACCATTTACAAGCATAAAACCAGTCACCAGCCACTGTGATGTACTCTCATCAATGTTTAATCCATGCATAATTGCAGGAAGCGCTGTATTTAATAAAGTCTGGTTCAATATGGCAATGAAGGCGCTGATGAGCATGACTGCAACAATAATATTTCGTTGCTCTCTACTAACTTGAACTTGAGATGTCATATTCATTCTCCTCTCTTTTAACCATTTTATTCTACGCCTATAAATTTCTATTG
This genomic window contains:
- a CDS encoding Mrp/NBP35 family ATP-binding protein, with translation MLTVEQVKTLVGEINDPIIHVPLSETGGVIDVSVKEEKEHVSVKVAMAQLGGQTQLDLQMEIVEKLKENGAKTVGIRFEELPEETVSKYRGSKEEEQQTIEQFIAQGNDLEFIAVASGKGGVGKSTVAVNLAVSLAREGKRVGLIDADIYGFSVPDMMGIDEKPGIEGKTVVPVEHHGVKVISMAFFVEENAPVIWRGPMLGKMLTNFFTDVKWGDLDYLILDLPPGTGDVALDVHTMLPSSKEIIVTTPHPTAAFVAARAGAMAKHTEHSILGVIENMSYFESKETGNKEYVFGQGGGQKLADELQTDLLGQLPLEQPSWKPVDFAPSIYQPEDKLGEIYQSIARKIIEKTAK
- a CDS encoding MDR family MFS transporter; amino-acid sequence: MTSQVQVSREQRNIIVAVMLISAFIAILNQTLLNTALPAIMHGLNIDESTSQWLVTGFMLVNGIMIPLTAYFMDRIPTRRLYIIAMGMFLIGSVTAALSPNFMTLMIARVIQAMGAGIIMPLSQFTMFSLFPKDRRGFAMGLSGLVIQFAPAIGPTLSGVLVDHFSWRAPLYVVVVVAVIGYIFGMVYMRNFSDTRPVVLDKLSVVLSTLGFGLMLYSFSIAGSQGFHHPSVFVSLLISLVIVGIFVVRQLKIDNPILNLHAFETRTFTLTSIASMIAFTSMVGPALLIPLYVQNSLGLSAMLSGLVVLPGAVINGIMSVITGRLYDKFGARVLVIPGFAILLVSTFMMSQLTGHTAYLYVISMYTIRLFAISLIMMPLNTAGINSLSNEMMSHGTAIMNTLRTIAGSMGTALMVTLMSLGAAHYVAPTGMSTSLVQREAMAAGVDLAFYVTTVLVLIGFVISFFIYDRGKKIKTPKSPKKWQASNKTAH